One Vigna unguiculata cultivar IT97K-499-35 chromosome 11, ASM411807v1, whole genome shotgun sequence DNA window includes the following coding sequences:
- the LOC114168548 gene encoding LOW QUALITY PROTEIN: zinc finger protein NUTCRACKER-like (The sequence of the model RefSeq protein was modified relative to this genomic sequence to represent the inferred CDS: deleted 1 base in 1 codon) translates to MLRKMDEGEIITNAFPHNLTASAASNTNNPPPALKRKRNLPGNPDPEAEVVALSPKTLMATNRFLCETCGKGFQRDQNLQLHRRGHNLPWKLKQRTGKEARKRVYVCPEKSCVHHDPSRALGDLTGIKKHFCRKHGEKKWKCEKCSKRYAVQSDWKAHSKTCGTREYKCDCGTIFSRRDSFITHRAFCDALAEETARVNASSDMNTSLGGNIGYNVIGTSLGHNMATHFSSIFKPVSSTEEETNNQTSRGLPLWMGQTSSPQAQETMVNNNLSEIHQLGSATSSYGGNSLVQCSNFAPSNYQLSWVFRTKLSNDSNIQKLTTSTTTTSLPLGNSSVPSLYSSQHQPHQTCSSANMSATALLQKAAQIGSSSSDPSWLGSIGLKCGSSAAAQGQDGDSSNKFSGMYGSSLVLSTLGTEPDNSACDLSQMHPPKRRHVLSEENGGGQFRDFLGVGVQTICHTSSINRWI, encoded by the exons ATGCTGAGAAAGATGGATGAAGGAGAAATCATCACCAATGCTTTCCCTCACAACCTAACTGCTTCTGCTGCATCAAATACTAACAATCCTCCTCCTGCTTTGAAGAGGAAGAGAAACCTCCCAGGAAACCCAG ATCCTGAAGCTGAAGTTGTGGCCTTATCGCCAAAGACACTCATGGCTACCAACAGATTCTTGTGTGAAACCTGTGGGAAGGGTTTTCAGAGGGATCAAAATCTTCAGCTCCATCGACGAGGACACAACCTTCCTTGGAAGCTTAAGCAGAGAACGGGGAAGGAAGCGAGGAAGAGGGTTTATGTGTGCCCAGAGAAGAGTTGTGTCCACCACGACCCTTCAAGGGCTCTTGGAGATTTAACTGGGATAAAGAAGCACTTTTGCAGAAAGCACGGTGAAAAGAAGTGGAAGTGCGAGAAGTGCTCAAAGCGTTATGCCGTGCAGTCGGATTGGAAAGCACACTCCAAGACCTGTGGCACCAGAGAATATAAATGTGACTGTGGAACTATCTTTTCAAG GAGGGACAGTTTCATCACTCACAGGGCCTTCTGTGATGCTTTGGCAGAAGAAACAGCAAGGGTAAATGCATCATCAGACATGAACACCTCTTTAGGGGGTAACATCGGTTACAACGTGATTGGAACTTCTCTAGGCCATAACATGGCAAcccatttttcttcaattttcaagCCAGTTTCAAGcacagaagaagaaacaaataatCAAACATCTAGGGGACTACCCCTTTGGATGGGTCAAACATCATCTCCTCAGGCTCAAGAAACAATGGTGAACAACAATTTGAGTGAGATTCATCAACTTGGGTCTGCCACAAGCTCATATGGTGGCAACTCACTGGTCCAATGCTCAAACTTTGCACCTTCAAACTATCAACTAAGTTGGGTGTTCAGGACTAAACTTTCCAATGACAGTAACATCCAAAAGCTAACAACAAGCACAACAACTACATCACTTCCCCTAGGCAACTCGAGTGTTCCTTCTTTGTACAGTTCCCAACACCAACCCCACCAAACATGTTCCTCAGCAAACATGTCAGCCACGGCTTTGTTGCAGAAAGCTGCACAAATTGGATCAAGCTCAAGCGACCCTTCATGGCTTGGGAGCATAGGTTTGAAATGTGGTAGCAGTGCTGCTGCTCAAGGTCAAGATGGGGATAGCAGTAACAAGTTCAGTGGCATGTACGGTTCAAGTTTAGTTCTTAGCACACTTGGGACTGAACCAGATAACTCTGCATGTGACTTGTCACAAATGCACCCTCCCAAACGTAGACACGTACTCAGTGAAGAAAATGGAGGGGGGCAGTTCAGGGATTTCCTCGGTGTTGGTGTGCAA ACCATTTGCCACACTTCATCAATCAACAGGTGGATTTGA